A region from the Bactrocera dorsalis isolate Fly_Bdor chromosome 1, ASM2337382v1, whole genome shotgun sequence genome encodes:
- the LOC109579400 gene encoding jerky protein homolog-like encodes MVWPNQVSGIKKNARSIISHQAVGASKRKTLRKGEYPRMEKMLYKWFIAQRNKNCPVTGEMLKKKAMKLHADFKEKEGSFHASPGWLSGFKTRFGIRLLKVCGEKLSSDIQATDPFKHKLRNIIYELKLCEDQVYNADETGLFWKMLPDRTYVSQTEKTAPGRKAEKAGITFLACTNATGQHKVKPLIIGHAKKPRSFKAYDIPVDYRNSKNAWMTANIFREWFHHCFVPQKGLPAKAILLLDNAPCHPPEDELKTADGSIFVMYMPPNVTPLIQPMDQNVIRLTKLYYKKHLLLLAVGKDDITQFLKHLTLKDAVSFLMLAWNQLQANEKWKEVHDIQGLLQVVLPEEIYTEQDIEKWNSIQVDEEIDLDNYAMDTEESGDDSQGEGQIGNSIKATEAIKSFDIAIAWAEANTTDYAGILVLKSLREKAVQKSISEIKKQTSIRKFFQ; translated from the exons ATGGTGTGGCCAAATCAAGTTtcgggaataaaaaaaaatgctcgtAGTATTATATCCCACCAGGCAGTCGGAGCATCTAAGCGGAAGACTCTTAGAAAAGGCGAGTATCCCCGCATGGAGAAGATGTTATATAAGTGGTTTATAGCTCAACGAAACAAAAATTGTCCAGTTACTGGGGAAATGCTTAAGAAAAAAGCAATGAAGCTGCATGCTGACTTTAAGGAAAAAGAAGGTAGCTTTCATGCCAGCCCCGGTTGGTTATCTGGATTTAAAACTCGCTTTGGAATCCGACTTTTAAAAGTGTGTGGTGAGAAACTTTCATCGGATATCCAGGCAACTGATCCCTTTAAGCATAAACTCAGAAACATTATTTACGAATTGAAGCTTTGCGAGGACCAAGTATATAACGCAGACGAGACCGGCTTGTTTTGGAAAATGCTTCCTGATAGAACGTATGTCAGTCAAACAGAAAAAACAGCTCCGGGAAGAAAAGCAGAAAAGGCCGGAATTACTTTTCTTGCATGTACAAATGCAACTGGTCAGCATAAAGTCAAACCCTTAATAATTGGGCATGCCAAGAAGCCGCGCTCTTTTAAGGCTTATGACATCCCGGTAGACTATCGGAACTCTAAGAATGCATGGATGACTGCCAACATTTTCAGAGAATGGTTTCACCATTGCTTCGTCCCTCAG AAAGGATTACCAGCCAAAGCTATCCTTTTGCTTGATAACGCCCCTTGCCATCCTCCAGAAGATGAACTTAAAACTGCTGATGGATCCATATTCGTGATGTATATGCCTCCAAATGTAACGCCTTTAATTCAGCCTATGGATCAAAATGTGATTCGCTTAACTAAGCTGTATTACAAAAAGCATCTCCTGCTTTTAGCTGTAGGAAAGGATGACATCACACAATTTCTAAAACATTTAACTTTAAAGGATGCTGTATCATTTTTAATGCTTGCTTGGAATCAGCTGCAAGCAAAT GAAAAATGGAAAGAAGTTCATGATATACAGGGTCTGCTGCAAGTTGTATTACCGGAG GAAATCTACACTGAACAAGATATTGAGAAGTGGAATTCAATCCAAGTTGACGAAGAAATTGATTTAGATAATTATGCCATGGATACTGAAGAATCTGGTGATGACAGCCAAGGCGAAGGACAGATCGGAAATTCAATAAAAGCTACTGAAGCCATTAAAAGCTTCGATATAGCTATCGCATGGGCTGAAGCTAACACCACTGACTATGCTGGCATACTAGTACTGAAAAGTCTACGCGAAAAAGCGGtccaaaagtcaatttccgagATCAAAAAGCAAACATCTATTCGCAAATTCTttcaataa